In the genome of Gloeotrichia echinulata CP02, one region contains:
- the prmA gene encoding 50S ribosomal protein L11 methyltransferase translates to MANTWWELQILCEPDQEDSIFWRLENFGCRGTASENQGNSALVRGYVPKFQAQLLDLAALSLWLRQDALCVGLSAPSLHWKLIDEEDWATSWKQYWKPEEIGDRFLINPAWLPLPETTERLVILLDPGVAFGTGNHATTQLCLESLEMRLSQVPQSFIGSANNQEHVVIADIGCGSGILSIGAVLLGAEKVYAVDTDPLAVQSTFSNRALNSISPERVVPAEGSVDILRKLVEKPLDGIVCNILADVIIELVPQMTAIVKPSTWGIFSGILLEQSKAVADALEQNGWVVATLWKRKEWCCLNVRRS, encoded by the coding sequence GTGGCAAATACTTGGTGGGAACTACAAATTTTATGTGAACCAGACCAAGAAGATTCTATCTTTTGGCGACTGGAAAATTTTGGCTGTCGTGGCACAGCAAGTGAAAATCAAGGAAATTCTGCTCTGGTCAGGGGTTATGTGCCAAAATTTCAAGCACAGCTACTAGATTTGGCAGCTTTATCACTGTGGCTACGTCAAGATGCTCTTTGTGTAGGACTATCGGCGCCTTCCTTGCATTGGAAATTAATTGACGAAGAAGATTGGGCGACTAGCTGGAAGCAATATTGGAAACCAGAGGAAATCGGCGATCGCTTCCTGATCAATCCCGCATGGCTACCATTACCAGAAACAACCGAAAGATTGGTGATTCTCCTTGACCCAGGAGTAGCATTTGGTACAGGAAACCATGCCACAACCCAGCTATGCTTAGAATCGCTGGAAATGCGCCTGAGTCAAGTACCTCAATCTTTTATCGGTTCAGCTAACAACCAGGAGCATGTGGTAATTGCGGATATTGGCTGTGGTTCTGGTATCCTTTCCATAGGAGCCGTGCTACTGGGAGCAGAGAAAGTCTATGCAGTCGATACTGACCCCTTAGCAGTACAATCAACCTTTAGCAATCGCGCACTCAATAGCATTAGCCCAGAACGCGTAGTACCAGCTGAGGGGAGTGTAGACATTTTGCGGAAACTGGTAGAAAAACCATTAGATGGGATCGTCTGCAATATTTTGGCGGATGTGATTATAGAATTAGTCCCCCAAATGACTGCGATCGTTAAACCCAGTACTTGGGGCATCTTCAGTGGTATTTTACTAGAACAATCCAAAGCTGTAGCTGATGCGTTAGAGCAAAATGGCTGGGTGGTTGCTACCTTATGGAAACGCAAAGAATGGTGTTGTTTAAATGTCCGACGTTCTTAG